The Halomicronema hongdechloris C2206 genome includes a window with the following:
- a CDS encoding DUF6978 family protein — MLTQAEFDQILDDPSKRIDGDITWTNSNNTLWSQFRADIITSSDHDLFIQGSYNPVIPALSYILIYPAAGCRIYGLDLGKDHRNPDGRLVGETHKHSWTETFRDKQAYAPPDITAPASNPVEVWQQFCQEARITHNGIMAPPSDSQLDLFL; from the coding sequence ATGCTGACCCAGGCAGAATTTGATCAAATCCTCGATGATCCCTCAAAGCGCATCGACGGCGACATTACCTGGACCAACAGCAACAATACCCTCTGGAGCCAATTCCGCGCCGACATCATCACCAGCAGTGATCACGACCTTTTCATTCAAGGCAGCTACAATCCCGTCATCCCAGCTCTGAGCTACATCCTGATCTACCCCGCCGCAGGCTGCCGCATCTATGGCCTTGACCTAGGCAAAGATCACCGCAACCCCGATGGTCGCCTCGTAGGCGAAACCCACAAACATAGCTGGACAGAAACCTTCCGCGACAAACAAGCCTATGCTCCACCCGACATTACCGCCCCTGCCAGCAACCCTGTCGAAGTATGGCAACAGTTTTGCCAGGAAGCTCGCATCACCCATAATGGCATCATGGCCCCGCCGTCGGACTCACAGCTAGACCTGTTCCTATGA